The genomic interval cattattatctcaggcaacattaaagtgacagctggtcaacacgTGTAATAAGTTAGGCCAGAGGGAATATACACTTAATGAgaatcagcaggagcaaaacatcaggttcatatattgataatgttacatataTATGATAGAAAAGATGGgaaaatattgtcatacttgatgactgtattatgaTGCTCTCTCAGACTCTTGCCCTGAGAGCTACctgcatagtgactgcccttcacatcaccccttagtagaacatggtaagcccagttctgcaaattcatctcatttataaaaagggactgaaggttgggagcatgtgtttttcatgtttcactgaagctttatcaaaaagttagaacagaacatagatatcgacaagcaattgtgtttttcttattgtttgcactgcttctttagtcggtctgaatgctaaaatcgtctgtaaattcacattttaaatctgacatttaaaaaaaatcttgtggattaatgtgtgtctttgtaaataatacaacaaagagtaaggtctagaGTCTATACTGTagatctgctctttttgtaaagtcgattgattgattgatttcgcACATACTTAACTTGACGTTTCTGTTTAATATGGAAGCTATGGaggcccatttccgccagttaaaaaaataaaaatgaaaatttggcttttttgagattttttttcattcaaaattatgagataataaagtcataataatgagataaaaagtcgaaataatgagataaaaagtcgaaattatgacaAAAAGTCGACTGTGACACATTGACAGTTAAACGGTATACAGTCAATGCTACGTAAACAGTAATGTAATGTGTTTAGTTCCAGCgacaaacagattaaaagacATAACTATTTATTATGCATCTATCGTTTACTACATTTGGCAGAATTAGGATTGCTTGAACTGCTTTAGGATTGCATATCGTTTACATGGCTGGGCAAGTGAGGGGATGCAGGGACTGCAATGCCAGCTGGAGCACATGCACACTTACCAAGTCgtaatttcgactttttatctcagaATTTCTTAGACttagacaactttatttatcccagagggcAATTTGGTTCCAGAGTCCACCCAGACAATGcagacatttacaaacaaacaacagaaggagattaatcagagacaacaaacaaatcagtaTTTGGCAAAGGTAAGCGTTGGCACGATAATACCCTCGTGTGGTCTGTTTGGGCAATGACACCCACAAGGGCCAGATAAAAAGCTCAGTCTAaggacaacagaaataaataagtcaataaatacataactAAGACATTCAAGGATGCATCGTGGTCACATTGAAGACTACATTCAAGGACTGTACATACAGGCCCCTGGAGCAGAAGTCACGGAATAAACCACTTGAGCAAGGGACAcgaaaaacaaagagaacattttgatctttatctcataatttcggcttttcatctcattattatgactttattatctcgtaattttgaatttgaattgaaaaaatctcaacaaagccaaattttcatttttatttttttaactggcggaaatgggcttccatagtttaAGGATTAAACTTACACTGAAGCAAAATTATTCAAGTGAGGTCACTTTCAGTTTCATTTTCCCCGCCTACTGTAGTTTATTGTCTGTCTAACAGTCGTCTCTTCACTGAAACGGTCCAGCCACCTCCTTAGCTGTTTACAAGACAAGAAGGTAAGGATGCAAACACCAAgagttttatttaatattacactTTTAGTAAGTTATAAGACAGGGTCGGAGTAGAGCTTCTGCTATCCACAGATTGATGGATAAACGGATTTTTTTATAACACCATTAAATCCAGTGGTAGGAACTTGAGTAACCATTTTGAATAATTCTAACAGAAAGCGGAAACTATTTCATGTGCATGTGGGTCCTATTATGTAGCCTAACTTTTTacataaatcgttttttatcgcccattaagcGAACGGtttactgatgtgaaaaagcagATGTTCATTGtttatctgtgttgcctgtaggCTATAATTGTTTTCCTCGGGTCGGTTTTTCTGCGAAAGCTCcgttttgaaagttacatatagttCATTTGATGTTGGAATGTAGTTTCAAACAGGCTTGACACACCCTGATGATGAATGTAGGGATAAGgtgggatttttatttttgaactaTAACTTCCCGTTTACCTTTGAGACTGACAAAGcatattttgcatattttatcAAATGAAGAGGTAAAACCGAAAGACATAAGGGTATATGTGTGGCATCTAAAGCAAATTAATCTGTAAATGAGCATTTCAGATTCAGAGCTCAAACTGTACCTACATACAAATATACATAGGCctacatacatactgtactaGGGGATGGAATCACCAGTGGCCCCACAATACCATATTATCATGATAGTCTACTTAGAATTGTGATACAATATATtgtgatttaactttttttactgcattttatgtccaaatcaagaactgttttgtctaataagaaaacattctcagtctaTTCATGTCACTTCAGTCTTATTATTTCTACACAAAGGAAGTCAAGCCTCCAAAATTAAcaacactgtgatcaaagtAAAACCCTATAAAAGGCTGCATACACCTTACAATCTAGACTGTTAGTATTTCAGTGTAATCAAACTgattttttaacaatgcaacttgctCCAAATTAATCTTCAGCAATTACAAATTAAAGAAGCATATTTGATATTAATATAATAACAATATCGATACTTTGGGGCCATGAGACGATTTAATATCGGCAAACAAAATATCATGATACTATACTGTATCAATTTTTTCCCGCCACCTTTAATACATAGGctacataaacccttttcacacatacagaaatctcctgaaaaactctgagATTACCCGGAGGGATTGTGTATGTGAATGCgaacagccaaatttttcgcTCGGACTTCAGTTGGAGTTTCTCCATCCAGACCCCTAGTGAGGTGAcgtgagaacacagcagcatATACGCCGAAGAATTAATCTCAAACCAATAGGAAgggaatgacgtttatatactgtgtcTGCTGCATGGTGCAGAGTGTCTgcatgcgaccactacgatctccatgcacgtaattaaacagctgcattatgttttctgttcgccagtatgttgttctctgctctggtgtggatgttgtcattccattggactagaCAAAGCAAtgatataaaggaaaatattgtcATAATAGCGTCGTATAAttagtgcatatgtgaaaactgctatatagacatacatacacacacgtgcacatacAGAAGTGTTAATACAATGTTTTACAATTAATCATTTACATTACCATCATTTTactaacttactgtttatattataaagaatctgtttctttttctatttagaCACCAAAGTACCACTGAAGATTCATTCAGCATCAGTTACAAAACTGACCAGCTGTCCACCATGAACCCCAGACTTACAAGAAACCAGCAGAGAGGAATCTGCGCCCAGCTGGGAAGATTCAATCTGCAGCTGTTGTACAAGGCCAGCATCCATGGCTTCACCGGTGCAGCCTTCCACCAACAATGTGACACCCGCAGTCCCACAGTCTCTGTGGGCTTCAATGCCTCTGGTTATGTTTTTGGAGGCTACACCAAACAACCATTCAGTCAGTCAGGACAGTATGTGCATGATGATCAGGCCTTCCTTTTCACGTTCAGTGGAGAAAAGCTCCTCAAATATCCAGTCACAGGCCCTGCTAATGCAGTGAGAATGATTGGTAATTCTGGGCCATATTTTGGAGAAGCATTGGTTCTGGTAAATGGAAGCAAACCCGTGGTCCACAGCAATCCAGGGAAGTTTTACAacttcactgctgcagaaatgCATGGCAATGACCTCAACATGACTGAGTGTGAAGTTTACCAAGTTGTAGGTGAGTTCATAAAAGTgaatatcttgtttttctgttatttgtcGAGATATTCTTGAGGTACAGCAAACGAGGAAGAGGTGGTGAAGAGTTGTTGTGTCTTGTATCAGGCAGATGGCTAAAATACTAAAAGTTGATTATGATGTAATGCAACAGAAGCTTGCATTTTCCTAGTCCTCTGTCTCATTAGCAACCCCATTTGATTATATATCTAAAAATCTAGAGTAGAAGGCAGTTAGAGACCGCCAATGAAGGTTTAACTTACTGTGGGAATAATAATAACTTGCAGGAAAAAACTCCAGCACTGACTTTGGACCAGGTTTTTATTAGTCAGCAGCAAAATTGCTGCCTGCAGTAGGGATGTGCACAATTAGTCAACTAAATGATCAAACATCTTCACCCTTGCTAGTCGGCATCAGAATTACAAGTCTGTGACCCAAACTTCTGGACAAATGTTTtgtctaagctgtaatgcagACACCTGCCACTAGCCAGGGCTGAAGATTCCCCACTCTAATGATGGATGGCATTCATAGGAGCAGCATGGTTTGTCCACCACTTTTCTAGGCATGATAGGTGTTCGTAAAACATTGTCAAGAAGGGCTGAGGGAGGTTTATGCTGAGTGCCAAACATGATGAACTCAATGGACGTGCTATCAGAGATATTGAAACACTAGGAATCAAAAAATCTACCTTATTATGATTTATTGTAGGAGTGTAGTTGTGTCTGACACCAACTGAATCTGGTTtgtctaaaaataaatgaaactatgaattatctttaaattagcttaaagcccctgtgaggaaCGTGGAAACTTCTgggttgtgttgattttggcgccacCTGTGGGCAAGGGGCTACGTCTTTGCTGTACATGTACAagtgaagatttatttttttattttataatgaaaaTCTCATCCTTCTTTACTATGAGTGTTTAACATGCTTCCCAAATTTAACCTTTTGCgtggaaaattatttttaaaaaggctgtttCGGCAGCATGCTGTAAATCACCTTATCAGGCATTAAAATTCAGTGTATGGAAATTATTTCAttgtgtttcataaccagctcaaaactcctcacaggagctttaaacaacACAGTAACACTATGAGTGTCCTGCTCTGTCAACCTGCTCACCATGAATTATTCCTTACATATGTTGTCAGTGTATTATAGAAACTCCTCACCAAGGAAAAAAGGTTAAACATTGTGGATGGTACGAgatcattgttttaaaaagttgttttgtgttttttttaaacagaaatgacCGCACTGGAGAGCCCATGGAGAACTGTAATCTGGGAAACTGAGTAAGCTGGATATCTTATGATTTAATGTACTATAATATATCAAGTAAGAAAAAGAATGATCTTCAGAAACAGTCATGTTGATTATTAGGATGAAATAACAAAAGTGTTTTAGACAGCATAATAGGCAACGAGGATGTGCTTGGCAGGGCATACAGTGCCATACTCAGTCCTAGCTTTCAGGTTATCACTGATTTGATGTATGTACAAATTGTTTTTCAATCAGCATTTTCTTGATTCTATAGGAAGAGAACAGAGCTGATGGATAAATTAAGGACCTACAGACCATTAGTCAACTCTGTGTCCAAGGCTCGGGTCCTGTTAATTGGGCCAGTTGGAGCTGGAAAGTCTAGCTTCTTCAATTCTCTCAActctgtgttcagaggccacgTCACCAATCAGGCCATGGCTGGATGCTCCACCACCAGCCTCACCACACAGGTTACAGTCCGACTATTAATCATTTCCATTAGTGACTAAGTCACTAATGACATTAGAGactgatttgaaaatgaaaaccttGTGATTTGTTCCTTTTCTGCTTTGTTCAACAGTTTCGCACCTACACTTTGAAAGATGGGCGAGAAGGAAAACCTCTGCCAATCATCTTGTGTGATACCATGGGGTTAGAGGAAAGCACAGGGGCGGGGGTAGGCttggatgacatcatcagcatacTTAAGGGCCATGTGCCAGATCGCTATCAGGTAAAGCATTTTGTCACATGTAAGAGGATATTAAAAGTATGAGCCACTGAGTTGACTTCAGtttaaacaaacttttcttttttctttttactgaacATCTCAGTTCAACCCCTCTGCCTCTTTGCAGTTGGATATCCACGGATATCGTGAGCGTCCAGAGCTTAAGGACAAGGTCCACTGTGTTGTGTATGTCCTTGATGCCTGCAAGGTCTCCATCATGCCCTCaaagctggaggagaaactggaAGTTATCCGCAAAAAGATCAACTTGATTGGTCAGTAACATTTAGACCTATCTTGGGCCAGAGGTAACAGTTCATGCTGATCTGTAGAAAACTGAGCACAAGTTTGGTTCTGTATTTGCAGTATGTTTGCtgtaatacacttttttttcatttgcagcaggtatcctttatattttttttttcttgtgtattttttaaaatgtattgttaatattcatgtttttatattgaaGCTTTGTTTGGACTTGTTGGCTTTTGAGTACTTCTGTATTTTTGACCTGACACTAAAGAATACCCAGTGAAATGtcctttctttgttgtttccaGGAGTCCCTCAGCTAATCCTGCTCACCAAAGTAGATGAAGCCTGTCCTCTAGTGTTAGAGGACGTGAGAAACGTTTACAAGAGTTTGTACATTAAGCAAATGGTGAGGACTAAGGTTTTATGTTTAAAGGatgaatgtgcgacattttacacataaatataacagaaatcaagtatattctattttattctattctattctattctattctatatcctctgaaaataactttgtgagtcatgactgtctacaatgagtgtgacactcgagtcctgctgtctgtgatgttgtctgagccgtatctacagcgtgtttacatggacgggacggccggctggctCATCCCCttacgtataaaagttgtttgtaagtgagggactagagaaaagaagaataacatactgtactcactgcttattagAATGTCACggaagcgtttttagatcacggtcatttcgtgtaaatttacatgctgTGTGAAGCTACGAGCGAAACAAagagagctagcattagcatgctaacacaacaatgccgctcgagttgttttggttggatcaaaaagtcgcaagaaaagtataaaaatgtcCTGTGAAGTTTAATCTTCAGATCTAAGAGATAATCTTCGAGGCTGAGAGTTGATCAGATAAATACAACCTTCACGTATCATGTGTATTATGAAGCTTAATACATCAGTAGGATTGCAGGTAATCAAAGTCatatcatttacatttattggTCATGCaagttttgtttaaaagttgtttatcTTGTTAAAGGTAAGAAGCCATAAACAACAATTTCATAACCTAACTTTTACTCATTGGTAAGACAAATAAAGAATGTTTAACTTAGAAAAGTTAGCACAATTCatttttagcttttaaaaagtgttttgttatcCAGATGCAGGAGGCCAGCAGTCGGTTCGGTCTGCCGTTGTCCTGTGTTGTTCCGGTGAAGAACTACAGCGAGGAGTTGGAAGTGAACCCAAACTGTGACATCCTGCTGCTCAGTGCTGTCAATCAGATGCTTCGCTTCACTGATAACTACTTTGACGACATCAGTGACCGAGTCAGCAACATTAAAACCAAAGAGTAAGAAGTGTTTGTTcagcagatacacaaacacttaaTGGTGTATGAATGCTgcagccatcatcatcatctatcAGCACAAACCTGCATCGTGCTTCTTAACTGGTAGTTTTTCAAAGCAGCTCTTGGAATTTATAATACTCAAACGGTGGAGGACAATATTTGATAAACCATTGATGATAGTCACATGGTGGCTGTTATGTTCTGATGTACGGCTCAGGGTGTGATGCTTAAATGCTGCTATAATGTTGTACCACTTTATTCTGGGCTGCTCTGGTCTCAGATTCGATCTTACAGTATTCATTACTTTAACTCTTTGTAACTTTATGGGTAACTGAAATAGATTCCAGTACAGTTGTATTTTATTAAGCTTAGTtataaagtttacattttgggGGTCTGacatattttgtgtttacattccATATGATAAGTTTTTTATTAACCAAACATGATTGAACTTCAACAAAGCCTACTTTTTTACTTACTTATGTtaagatttacaaaaaaaaatgtatttccacaGATTTTGACAAATACAAGAACTGTTAACTATGGCACACACtattgaaattattttaatgcaCTAATAGTTTCAAACCTGTAAACCTTATTCATAAACATTAACAGTGCAAACTAGTGCCCGACAGATACCAATATCTATATAGGAAGAGAAAAATTCagatatatcagccgatatctttcttagatctatctttgTTCTGTAGcgatagagatatatatatagatgcgTTGATCCCTCACATGCAGTTATCGAATGCTTGTGGAGAAGATATATAAAGATGCCCACTCAACTGCAAagtatttgtaatttatttcaaggatagccccttgagatgcatcatctcattttcaagggggtccttacaaaacataaattaatcatcataatacaaaatcaaaataaaaggtaaatccaaaacataataccaaacatttaaacacagagacacccacactCACAATCACTCACACTTAAAGTAACATCTCATGAACGTGAATCAcagctcgacactctggagagtgatgatgcttgttatAATCCTTAttgcgccctctgctggtgaaagagagcTGCTAGTGTAATCCactgatactcaaatgaaaggCGATTTGACTGGATAATAAATCTAGttatatcggcgcatatctgcgataaaattagccgataccgattgTCCCTGgagctaatatcggccgatattatccaTTGGcagattaatcggtcaggctctaatgcaaaaagaacattttatgaCAATTTGAATTAAGTGtgcagtttctgttttgttttttttaatgtcaggcATTGtgataaaaagttattttgtgtAACACGTGTAACAgtatgacatgtgggaaaggatcACAGGGTACATTTAAGTCTTGGCTGCCTCAAACAGTGACGGCTTCTAATTTGTCTAAAATTAGCCAAACTGTTTTCAGGAAAACATTGAGTGAGTCTTTTACTACTGACAGAAAGAGttatgtctgtttctgtgtttcttgttgtgttcaTTCTGCTTGTGCCTCCATTTGTAAACTGACAATAAAAGTTCTTACAGTTCAGACAAGACATTGTGAAAAATTGAGAGACCtacaatcttttttttggaGCCATGGATGAATGTAATTATCTTTGTAGTAATTATTTAAGGTTAAAGTATGTAGTCTGTTATATAttggtgttttgggttattgattattatatcatttattaggATTATATTGAGTAGGGGGATATCGGGTCACATGGGTATAGGTGGAGATGTATtgatttaactcacctgttcaccttttgttctcagtggaacaaaacatttacattacttacatttcactgcacatctgtatgagcatgtgacaaataaaaatcttgaatcttggaagagagggggtgagctgggttgctgtattttttgttgaccGCTATTGTTTCTGGctcactgtgattatgagtTAGTTCACGTTATCATAATTTGAGTTGATTATCTTTTTTCgttaataaaaaagtcaaagttatTTTACGTAGGTCCACAGGACCTATGCATATGtattacaaatacaaaggcaaaaacaagaaatattatTTTGCATGGTTCACCACTCCAGCAGCAATAACCTGCAGTAGCAGGAGGATTAccataataaatgtaaaagcatGACTGTAAACATCAGGAGAAATCGACATAATGACATGTCAAAAAAAGGAGAGCGATATAATAGAGGCGGCTATATAATATAGAAAAAGAGATCGAGAGCAATGAAAACAtctcaaaaaaggtgaaattaaaagaaaaagcacaacaaTGTACGACACAGGTCAAGGGATAGATGTAATGTAAACATCAATCCCACAGCATATGGAACTATACACCAAACTGCAGTATAGAACCATCCACCTAGAGAAAATGTAGACACCAAAGAAAGACACATTACGGCATGTTGAGTGCTTCACACAACATGGAAAAGCACAATACTTAATCACATAATCAAGTAATCAAAAAGACTCGTGTCGTCATACAGGGCTCAATACACAGTCAAATTTATGCGGAAAGGTAGACTCATCAGAGAAAAGGCTCAATCAGATGTACCCGAAATAAAACTCCTTAGTGATGGCACAATGAAAAACAGCCTTCTTTTTTAACCGTGCAACAAATTTAgctagaaaaatacatttaattgcAAATGCAATGGACTATTTATtagtctactttttttttcttctctgagaATTTTAACTCTgagttgagtaaaaaaaacagcagaagtaCGTATTCTATTAGACTTAGACAACTCTTGATCTCTCTCCAGTTCAACATAAGTTGGAGACACCATGGAGAGACATGAAGTGGACTGAAGAGTAAGTAAAAACTgggattttaaataaagttgagcTTGAAATACCCCGATACCTTTCAATCATAAATACACTCCTGCCACGTCAACAAAgtgtgaacagaaacagaaagtgtcTAAAATTACAATCCAGGCAGAAGACAAGTCTGATGGAGACCATCAGCTCCTACAGACCGAGGTGTGGGGAGGGGACTCAGGCTCGGGTGCTGCTCCTGGGACCTCTCGGTTCAGGAAAGTCCAGCTTTGTCAGTTCGGTTCAGTCTGCGTTTAATGGAAGAGTAACGAACCGGGCCATGGTgggctcctcctcttccagctTCACCAAGAAGGTAAGAGGAGCACTGATGTGTTTCTGAGGCAAAGTGCTGAAACAGTATCATATTATTCCCTTCTTAAAATAGTAAGATACCTGAGCTTGGGCCTTAGCTAGTCCAGCTCTGCTGGAATCTTCAGGAAAGTATCTGACCAATTCACAAAACCAAGGAAGAAACACTTTTAACCCTCTTCTTGATTGATTACAAATGAAAGAACTGAGGGATAAACAAGCATGGAGGTCTCTTTCTCCTTTACTTGTGAAAATAATTTTGACCAACCACTCCAAAGCATGTCTAGATGTGCCTCTACTCCTTTGACACAGTTAGAACAGCTTAGATGTTATTTATGGGATATCAACTTACACAGTAATACGTTTTGACTAAAGTTAATGTCCACAAACTAACTTTATCTGGTGTTTTTATCTCATGGTAATTATCAGCAGATGTTGTCTTTAAGATCAAATCAGTGAACTCAACATGTTTAAGGCATGTTTTGGCTACAGATTGAACTGACCGTTGAAATGAAAGATTTTAACACATAGTCAACTTACATTCAGATTTAATCTACATTAATGCAATGCTTCACTAAACTGTCTCAAGACAGTCTTTGCACATCAATCCCATGAACTTCCTTGTGTTTGTCAGCTGAAGTTGTTCAACATCCGTGATCAGAAGGGAGAGGATCCTACTGGACTGGTTCTGTGTGATGCTATGGGCCTaggagatggagagatgacGGGCCTGACGCTCCATGACGTCCTGTCCATCATCAAAGGTACCCGAGGGACACAAGGTGAGCTGGATAGGCCTGCAGCAAGGCTTTGAGGATTA from Labrus mixtus chromosome 3, fLabMix1.1, whole genome shotgun sequence carries:
- the LOC132967217 gene encoding interferon-induced protein 44-like, translated to MNPRLTRNQQRGICAQLGRFNLQLLYKASIHGFTGAAFHQQCDTRSPTVSVGFNASGYVFGGYTKQPFSQSGQYVHDDQAFLFTFSGEKLLKYPVTGPANAVRMIGNSGPYFGEALVLVNGSKPVVHSNPGKFYNFTAAEMHGNDLNMTECEVYQVVEMTALESPWRTVIWETEKRTELMDKLRTYRPLVNSVSKARVLLIGPVGAGKSSFFNSLNSVFRGHVTNQAMAGCSTTSLTTQFRTYTLKDGREGKPLPIILCDTMGLEESTGAGVGLDDIISILKGHVPDRYQFNPSASLQLDIHGYRERPELKDKVHCVVYVLDACKVSIMPSKLEEKLEVIRKKINLIGVPQLILLTKVDEACPLVLEDVRNVYKSLYIKQMMQEASSRFGLPLSCVVPVKNYSEELEVNPNCDILLLSAVNQMLRFTDNYFDDISDRVSNIKTKE